One Tachysurus vachellii isolate PV-2020 chromosome 18, HZAU_Pvac_v1, whole genome shotgun sequence DNA segment encodes these proteins:
- the pheta2 gene encoding sesquipedalian-1 isoform X2, which translates to MKIHRRILTHYLSCTSPVDKEGYLYKKRGRNTSYLRRWFVLKGNLLFYQDRPADRRLLGVIVLEGCVVQTEDSDLTFSLVFTGPGLRSYQLAAEDQPSRKSWVNALLSASHVYISLLVRDLAHLYQATDSCVKMSSSVIAAFYAGSPYLSQSSALTHRDTRSYSTSHAYPGHHAHHAPSVPNRSANKRSPKHWPKRNAHVTPLNGPAPKYGEWPLVGFNPMDEFVKLHEYYGNEVKQVRADWLKKKQQEAGHVEEDLISLG; encoded by the exons agagggagaaacacGTCGTACCTGCGCCGCTGGTTTGTCCTGAAGGGGAATCTGCTGTTCTATCAGGATCGTCCGGCTGACCGCCGTCTGCTCGGAGTGATCGTGCTCGAAGGCTGCGTCGTTCAAACCGAAGATTCAGACCTCACCTTCTCTCTGGTGTTCACCGGCCCTGGACTTCGCTCTTATCAGCTCGCTGCAGAAGATCAGCCAAGCAGAAAGAGCTGGGTGAACGCTCTCCTGTCAGCCAGCCACGTCTACATCTCACTGCTCGTCAGGGACCTTGCACATCTTTACCAAg CGACAGATTCCTGTGTGAAAATGTCCAGCTCTGTCATCGCCGCCTTCTATGCAGGATCACCGTATTTGTCTCAGAGTtctgcactgacacacagagacacgagAAGCTACAGTACGAGCCACGCCTACCCCGGACACCACGCCCACCACGCTCCATCCGTGCCAAACAGATCAGCTAATAAACGATCACCGAAACACTGGCCCAAAAGAAACGCCCACGTCACGCCTCTAAAcggccccgccccaaaatacgGGGAGTGGCCTTTAGTTGGATTCAACCCGATGGACGAATTTGTTAAACTTCACGAGTATTATGGAAATGAGGTGAAGCAGGTTAGAGCTGATTGGCTGAAGAAGAAACAGCAAGAGGCGGGCCATGTCGAAGAAGATCTTATCAGTTTAGGGTGA
- the pheta2 gene encoding sesquipedalian-1 isoform X1 produces the protein MKIHRRILTHYLSCTSPVDKEGYLYKKRGRNTSYLRRWFVLKGNLLFYQDRPADRRLLGVIVLEGCVVQTEDSDLTFSLVFTGPGLRSYQLAAEDQPSRKSWVNALLSASHVYISLLVRDLAHLYQEAKEGKSLSDSPHSSTATDSCVKMSSSVIAAFYAGSPYLSQSSALTHRDTRSYSTSHAYPGHHAHHAPSVPNRSANKRSPKHWPKRNAHVTPLNGPAPKYGEWPLVGFNPMDEFVKLHEYYGNEVKQVRADWLKKKQQEAGHVEEDLISLG, from the exons agagggagaaacacGTCGTACCTGCGCCGCTGGTTTGTCCTGAAGGGGAATCTGCTGTTCTATCAGGATCGTCCGGCTGACCGCCGTCTGCTCGGAGTGATCGTGCTCGAAGGCTGCGTCGTTCAAACCGAAGATTCAGACCTCACCTTCTCTCTGGTGTTCACCGGCCCTGGACTTCGCTCTTATCAGCTCGCTGCAGAAGATCAGCCAAGCAGAAAGAGCTGGGTGAACGCTCTCCTGTCAGCCAGCCACGTCTACATCTCACTGCTCGTCAGGGACCTTGCACATCTTTACCAAg aagcTAAAGAAGGGAAAAGCCTCAGTGATTCTCCTCATTCTTCTACAGCGACAGATTCCTGTGTGAAAATGTCCAGCTCTGTCATCGCCGCCTTCTATGCAGGATCACCGTATTTGTCTCAGAGTtctgcactgacacacagagacacgagAAGCTACAGTACGAGCCACGCCTACCCCGGACACCACGCCCACCACGCTCCATCCGTGCCAAACAGATCAGCTAATAAACGATCACCGAAACACTGGCCCAAAAGAAACGCCCACGTCACGCCTCTAAAcggccccgccccaaaatacgGGGAGTGGCCTTTAGTTGGATTCAACCCGATGGACGAATTTGTTAAACTTCACGAGTATTATGGAAATGAGGTGAAGCAGGTTAGAGCTGATTGGCTGAAGAAGAAACAGCAAGAGGCGGGCCATGTCGAAGAAGATCTTATCAGTTTAGGGTGA